Proteins co-encoded in one Glandiceps talaboti chromosome 22, keGlaTala1.1, whole genome shotgun sequence genomic window:
- the LOC144452176 gene encoding uncharacterized protein LOC144452176 — protein sequence MKMSNPRCYFDITISGIDVGRMVFELRADVVPKTVENFRVLCTGEKGYGYKGSIFYRILPGHFCQGGDFTNNDGTGGTSIYEEGYFEDENFELKHIGPGFISMANHGPNKNGSQFFITNDIINSFDGKHVVFGHIEEGFDILQGIDGVGTDTGRPRVDVVIKNCGQLS from the exons ATGAAGATGTCGAATCCACGTTGTTATTTCGATATTACCATCAGTGGCATTGATGTTGGGAGAATGGTTTTTGAG TTACGAGCAGATGTGGTGCCCAAAACTGTCG aaaattttCGAGTTCTGTGTACTGGGGAGAAAGGATATGGCTACAAAGGAAGTATATTCTATCGAATATTACCTGGACATTTCTGCCAGGGTGGCGATTTCACTAATAATGACGGCACAGGAGGTACAAGCATATATGAAGAAGGGTATTTTGAAGACGAAAACTTTGAATTAAAACACATTGGTCCAG GTTTTATATCAATGGCGAATCACGGACCAAACAAGAATGGCTCACAGTTTTTCATAACGAACGACATAATTAACAG TTTTGATGGTAAACACGTGGTGTTCGGTCACATCGAGGAAGGCTTTGACATACTCCAAGGAATCGACGGTGTTGGTACAGACACTGGACGACCACGAGTTGACGTCGTCATCAAAAACTGTGGACAGTTATCGTGA